Proteins from a genomic interval of Trichocoleus desertorum ATA4-8-CV12:
- a CDS encoding ParA family protein: MLTISILANAGGVGKSTLAIHLAYAVSRLGFSVALLDLDPQHSLDRFCGLPPAEAEHSMSQILGTKNFKGEWNLKPAWDGQVLVGQSHIDLAQVSSDLATRRRGSYTLRDRLQSHPIACDLLVLDCPATLGMLCENALGASDLVLVPVQLEPKSIGGAADLVAWCITASNELQLEPRPKIQGIVPSIYNKDAAIHRQYLEQLPEIAAQLDIQVYPPIRYSKEFVNTSAYGLPLYKYRPGHPACDDFEAITRDLVTILKKTHAQKVS; this comes from the coding sequence ATGCTGACTATCTCAATTCTTGCAAATGCCGGAGGGGTTGGAAAGTCTACTCTGGCGATCCACTTGGCTTATGCGGTAAGCCGTCTAGGATTCTCTGTTGCTCTCCTAGACCTTGACCCCCAGCATTCTTTAGACCGTTTCTGTGGGTTGCCTCCTGCTGAAGCTGAACATTCAATGTCTCAGATCCTGGGTACAAAGAATTTCAAAGGCGAGTGGAATCTAAAACCAGCTTGGGATGGGCAAGTTTTAGTGGGTCAAAGCCATATCGATCTTGCCCAGGTTAGTAGTGACTTGGCAACTCGAAGGCGAGGCTCCTATACTTTGCGCGATCGCCTGCAAAGTCACCCCATTGCATGCGATCTGCTTGTGCTGGACTGTCCCGCTACGCTGGGGATGCTTTGTGAAAATGCCTTGGGTGCGAGTGACTTAGTTTTAGTCCCAGTACAACTAGAGCCAAAATCGATTGGTGGAGCAGCCGATCTAGTGGCATGGTGTATTACTGCATCCAATGAACTCCAACTAGAGCCCCGACCCAAAATTCAGGGGATTGTACCTAGCATCTATAACAAAGATGCAGCAATTCACCGTCAGTATCTGGAACAGTTACCAGAGATTGCGGCTCAATTAGATATCCAGGTCTATCCTCCAATTCGATACTCAAAAGAGTTTGTCAATACGTCTGCCTACGGCTTACCTCTCTATAAATATCGTCCAGGGCATCCCGCCTGCGATGATTTTGAGGCAATTACTCGTGATTTGGTAACGATTCTGAAGAAGACTCATGCCCAGAAAGTTTCCTGA
- a CDS encoding ParB N-terminal domain-containing protein, with the protein MPRKFPEIADQFKSAVQTHSQQKEIDTLRAEVEQLRAKHSPNLETELARLREQLTSQTGEMEVETDLIDPNPSQPRQTITDAEIQKKVRFLTQQGQTVPIILIPQENGRYLIFDGEVRWRAAKFKLGWEKIKAVLVPMPDDLHRSALETFLGFEDLNPLDKAEAVFRQVKQDTELDPAKAFTLLNTCLRAMERSGQIKELGKLVDASSEAQAAKLQSLEVTDDLALKLLLSILHMGLNPASVKTQLLPMLSLADDLKEAVRKRGLKGAHALILATLSAKVLKTNEKIAAKERIKATQMVLSQDLTVAKTRELVTDIKAKYAPSTAIESKKITSLIKTLGVVIAREELQFASPEQLVELRQKLTEALEVLNKP; encoded by the coding sequence ATGCCCAGAAAGTTTCCTGAAATTGCAGATCAATTTAAATCAGCCGTTCAAACTCACTCTCAGCAGAAGGAGATTGATACGCTTCGAGCGGAAGTCGAGCAGCTGAGAGCGAAGCATTCTCCTAATTTAGAGACAGAATTGGCCCGTTTGCGTGAACAACTCACCTCACAAACGGGTGAGATGGAAGTAGAAACCGACCTAATCGATCCAAATCCATCTCAACCCCGTCAAACGATTACAGATGCGGAGATTCAGAAAAAGGTTCGGTTTCTAACACAGCAAGGACAAACGGTTCCGATTATTTTGATTCCCCAAGAAAATGGGCGTTACTTGATCTTTGATGGAGAGGTTAGGTGGCGGGCAGCAAAGTTCAAATTAGGTTGGGAAAAAATTAAGGCTGTTTTGGTCCCAATGCCCGATGATTTGCATCGAAGTGCGCTTGAAACGTTTCTAGGTTTTGAAGATCTAAACCCTTTAGACAAAGCAGAGGCAGTCTTCCGGCAGGTTAAACAAGATACGGAACTTGATCCAGCTAAAGCCTTTACTTTGTTGAATACTTGTCTCCGAGCAATGGAACGTTCTGGACAAATTAAAGAACTAGGTAAATTGGTAGATGCTTCTTCGGAAGCCCAAGCTGCTAAGTTGCAATCTTTGGAGGTGACAGATGATCTTGCGCTCAAATTGTTGCTGTCTATTTTGCACATGGGCTTGAATCCTGCTTCTGTAAAGACGCAGCTTCTCCCAATGCTGTCCTTGGCTGACGATCTTAAGGAGGCGGTTCGCAAAAGAGGATTAAAAGGGGCTCATGCCCTAATTCTGGCAACCTTGTCAGCAAAAGTACTCAAAACCAACGAGAAGATAGCCGCCAAAGAACGGATTAAGGCGACTCAAATGGTTCTTTCGCAGGATTTGACGGTAGCCAAAACCCGCGAACTCGTTACTGATATCAAGGCAAAGTACGCTCCTAGCACTGCAATTGAGTCAAAGAAAATTACGTCTTTGATCAAGACTCTTGGTGTTGTAAT